The following nucleotide sequence is from Candidatus Methylarchaceae archaeon HK02M2.
ATCTAGAGTTATTTGTATAACATAGTCTATCATGTTGTAATCTAGTTTCTTTTGAGCAAAAATAGAGGATTGAAAAATGTAATTTTTTGGTACACCTCCACCTAAAATTATAGCGCCTGTTTTTTCGTTTTTTTCTCTTATTGACCAAATATCTTCAAGATCTTTGAAAGCATCTACACGCAGTTTTTCATTGTTATTTCTATTATATCTTACAGCTTCGATTCCATATTCCGAATCTTGAATAGCGGGTGCGAAGACCTTTACACCATGATTATATGCAGATTTTAAAATTGAACTTTCATTTGGGAGGCGTTTGGCGATCTCCATAATGAATTCATTTATCGAAAGAGTTTCACCTCTTCTACTAGTACTTATGTCATGATATATACTTCTAATAGGCTTATCGAATTTTTCATCAAAGTCCTCATCTGTAACAAAAACATCGTATATTCTGTTTATGCCAGTCTTACTAAGGATATCGTCTCTTAAGTAAGGTGAGCCTTTATAATGTTTACCACCAAATACCTCCAAAACATCATGAACTAGATTGGCACCAGTACTAACGATTGCATTGACCCACCCCTTCTCAATCGAT
It contains:
- a CDS encoding deoxyhypusine synthase family protein: MKMDKSKIDELRKGPVKSMEIWKGMTVNELVLQMKDSGSFSSGTLAKAVDIYEQMIKDNAYIFLTLSGALVPAGIKKVIIKSIEKGWVNAIVSTGANLVHDVLEVFGGKHYKGSPYLRDDILSKTGINRIYDVFVTDEDFDEKFDKPIRSIYHDISTSRRGETLSINEFIMEIAKRLPNESSILKSAYNHGVKVFAPAIQDSEYGIEAVRYNRNNNEKLRVDAFKDLEDIWSIREKNEKTGAIILGGGVPKNYIFQSSIFAQKKLDYNMIDYVIQITLDRPETGGLSGATLDEAISWGKIKEVARKVVVVSEITLAFPIIVTALLERFN